In Lujinxingia sediminis, a single genomic region encodes these proteins:
- a CDS encoding TIGR04563 family protein: MASDKRKQSLYFPEDYLDEIREESLRQDRSMSWVVQKAWEIARETIKQFPAANDYLQGEDEQE; this comes from the coding sequence ATGGCGAGTGATAAACGCAAACAGAGCCTCTACTTCCCCGAGGACTACCTCGATGAGATCCGCGAGGAGTCCCTGCGGCAGGATCGGTCGATGTCCTGGGTCGTACAGAAAGCCTGGGAGATTGCCCGCGAGACGATCAAACAGTTTCCGGCGGCCAACGACTACCTGCAGGGCGAAGACGAGCAGGAGTAA
- a CDS encoding carbohydrate-binding family 9-like protein, translated as MSSLIRPASRHVLVFSLALSAGTLCAACQSNEPQIVLTQEQWNQVREHILEAAPEPEHAIGATYDDAIELVGLDTDGELKAGQEVTFTWYWRALKDVKRDWQIFVHFDSQAHPLRQNLDHYPVDGLYRTSLWKEGQIIRDSQTFVLREDFPTGDALPYVGLFRGDERASVKGENITEDRRAIGPTLKITGNPKREAGLPRHEVRSISQAQAQSITLDGKLDEPVWSELQSVSLSGFNPRAAYESNVKLAVDATHLYVGAYLEDEHVWGSLTEHDDPLWTQEVFEFFIAPGGPDAPYVELQVSPQNTIFDARFPHRPGSKSKSRDEDIAAAKPFAMEGLETAVHVEGTLNDEESKDRFWSVEMRIPLSQLPGVDGAPAPGSSWRANLYRFDRPTEGQTFAYGWSTRPRRDFHDGKQFGTLTFGGEAGAVPLRNNVALPRVEAPGEAARERLRQRIQKEREGTSN; from the coding sequence ATGTCTTCCCTGATTCGACCGGCCAGCCGACACGTGCTGGTCTTCTCGCTGGCGCTCTCGGCCGGAACGCTGTGCGCGGCCTGCCAGAGCAATGAGCCCCAGATCGTGCTCACCCAGGAGCAATGGAACCAGGTCCGCGAACATATTCTTGAAGCGGCTCCCGAGCCCGAACATGCCATCGGCGCAACGTACGACGACGCCATAGAGCTTGTTGGCCTGGACACCGACGGGGAGCTCAAAGCCGGCCAGGAGGTCACGTTCACCTGGTACTGGCGGGCGCTTAAAGATGTGAAGCGTGACTGGCAGATCTTTGTACACTTCGACTCCCAGGCGCACCCGCTGCGCCAGAACCTCGACCATTACCCGGTCGATGGGCTCTACCGCACCTCGTTGTGGAAAGAAGGTCAGATCATCCGCGACAGCCAGACCTTTGTGCTCCGCGAGGACTTCCCCACCGGCGACGCGCTCCCTTATGTGGGGCTTTTCCGCGGGGATGAGCGCGCGAGCGTCAAGGGAGAGAACATCACCGAGGACCGTCGCGCGATCGGCCCCACCTTGAAGATCACCGGCAATCCGAAGCGCGAAGCCGGGCTGCCTCGCCATGAGGTGCGCAGCATCTCACAGGCTCAGGCACAGTCCATCACGCTTGATGGCAAGCTTGATGAGCCGGTGTGGTCCGAGCTTCAAAGCGTCTCACTTAGCGGATTCAATCCACGCGCCGCCTATGAGAGCAACGTGAAGTTGGCCGTCGACGCCACCCACCTCTATGTGGGTGCCTACCTCGAAGATGAGCACGTCTGGGGATCGCTTACCGAGCACGACGATCCGCTCTGGACCCAGGAGGTCTTTGAGTTCTTCATCGCTCCGGGCGGTCCAGACGCTCCTTACGTCGAGCTTCAGGTCAGCCCGCAGAACACGATCTTCGATGCGCGTTTCCCGCATCGACCCGGCTCCAAATCAAAGAGCCGCGATGAAGACATTGCCGCAGCCAAACCCTTCGCCATGGAAGGGCTTGAGACGGCTGTTCACGTCGAAGGCACGCTCAACGACGAAGAGAGTAAAGACCGCTTCTGGTCGGTGGAGATGCGCATCCCGCTGTCGCAACTTCCCGGCGTTGACGGTGCTCCTGCCCCCGGGAGCTCCTGGCGGGCGAACCTCTACCGCTTCGACCGCCCCACTGAGGGACAAACCTTCGCCTACGGCTGGAGCACTCGCCCGCGCCGGGACTTCCACGACGGCAAACAGTTCGGCACGCTGACCTTCGGCGGCGAAGCCGGCGCGGTGCCCCTGCGAAACAATGTCGCCCTGCCCCGGGTTGAAGCCCCCGGCGAGGCCGCCCGTGAGCGCCTGCGCCAGCGCATCCAGAAGGAGCGTGAGGGGACCTCCAACTGA
- the murC gene encoding UDP-N-acetylmuramate--L-alanine ligase, with protein sequence MIDGIGRVHMLGIGGIGVSAVARILHARGVEVTGSDVRESSLTEALRAEGMDIVIGHDPKNIEGADLVVVSTAIPQENVELVAARQAGIPVEHRSSILAKLLEGYRTIGVTGTHGKGTVSSMIAWILECAGLEPGFVIGGMLNNFGVNARDSGGKWMVVEVDESDGSHHNIECDYVVCNFLELDHLNYYEGLDDIIAKMATFLESNTRLKEAFVNLDCAGNRELVERVNMRPTGYSMEHRAEFRGELLDKGQLPIRYRAYQRDEVLGDWELNLPGRYNVVNAMGAVAVARRIGVAPEVIGKALATYKGLENRFTIAQGGGVTIVKDYISHPTGIKKVLESARDLVDGRVISVFKPYRYTLIKYLKDEYGEAFQGSDEVIITTMYAAEEDPIPGINTQTVVDRIEANGLPVTFIPNQPDINDYLLETVKPGDKIIFFGGDDFFRQADQILAEFARRAGKTEGDDAEQPRFDGPLNEGE encoded by the coding sequence ATGATAGACGGGATTGGGCGAGTGCATATGCTGGGGATTGGCGGCATCGGAGTATCGGCGGTCGCGCGCATTCTGCATGCGCGAGGCGTTGAGGTCACCGGTTCCGATGTGCGCGAGAGCTCGCTGACCGAGGCGCTGCGCGCCGAGGGTATGGACATCGTCATCGGTCATGACCCTAAAAACATCGAGGGTGCCGATCTTGTAGTCGTCTCCACGGCCATTCCCCAGGAGAACGTTGAGCTTGTGGCGGCGCGCCAGGCTGGCATCCCGGTGGAGCACCGCTCCTCGATCCTCGCCAAACTCCTGGAGGGATACCGCACCATCGGCGTGACGGGCACCCACGGCAAAGGCACCGTCTCCTCGATGATCGCCTGGATTCTGGAGTGCGCCGGGCTGGAGCCGGGCTTTGTGATCGGCGGGATGCTCAACAACTTCGGCGTTAACGCCCGAGACTCCGGCGGCAAGTGGATGGTGGTTGAGGTCGATGAGAGCGATGGCTCCCACCATAACATCGAATGCGACTATGTGGTCTGCAACTTTCTGGAGCTGGACCACCTCAACTACTACGAGGGTCTTGACGATATTATCGCCAAGATGGCGACCTTCCTTGAGTCGAACACACGCCTCAAAGAGGCGTTCGTCAACCTGGACTGCGCTGGAAACCGCGAGCTTGTCGAGCGCGTAAACATGCGGCCGACCGGCTACTCGATGGAGCATCGCGCGGAGTTTCGCGGCGAACTTCTCGACAAGGGTCAACTCCCGATTCGCTACCGCGCCTACCAGCGCGACGAGGTGCTGGGCGACTGGGAGCTCAACCTTCCGGGGCGCTACAACGTGGTCAACGCCATGGGGGCCGTCGCTGTGGCCCGGCGCATCGGGGTGGCTCCCGAGGTCATCGGCAAAGCGCTCGCGACCTACAAAGGCCTGGAGAACCGTTTTACCATCGCTCAGGGCGGCGGGGTGACGATCGTCAAGGACTACATCAGCCATCCCACGGGCATCAAAAAGGTGCTGGAGTCGGCCAGAGATCTGGTCGACGGGCGTGTTATCAGCGTGTTTAAGCCCTACCGCTACACGCTTATCAAGTACCTCAAAGATGAGTATGGCGAGGCGTTTCAGGGGAGCGACGAGGTGATCATCACCACGATGTACGCCGCCGAAGAAGATCCCATCCCGGGCATCAACACCCAGACGGTGGTCGATCGCATTGAGGCCAACGGGCTGCCGGTGACCTTTATCCCCAACCAGCCCGACATCAACGATTACCTGCTGGAGACGGTCAAGCCGGGCGATAAGATCATCTTCTTTGGCGGGGATGACTTCTTCCGTCAGGCCGATCAGATCCTGGCAGAATTCGCGCGTCGCGCGGGTAAAACCGAAGGCGATGATGCCGAGCAGCCGCGTTTTGACGGCCCGCTTAACGAGGGTGAATAA
- the murD gene encoding UDP-N-acetylmuramoyl-L-alanine--D-glutamate ligase, whose product MREIFLNHQRFAVWGAGVSGVAAANLLARRGKDVILSDIKPIDELSEVAGRLHEKVRLVAGENVSEGREVIVASPGMKPSHPDFARARELGAQVISEVELAWEASKARWIGITGTDGKTTTTSLAGQMLQQAGVEHVVAGNIGLPLCAVVEELSEDAVVVAELSAFQLWSCHNLQPAAATVTNVAADHLDYFESFEEYADAKLRIFELQKGEGVAVVPMRDRLVRRWLKEPRGQQVVGFSNRPDDVSELDEAVWFDDDQGWAREEEGVDLCWLESFDDTELFGAHNQLNLACAAALARSVGVSWEHITEAALSVEPLAHRMEYVGEGNEVGFVDDSKATNAHASLAGLQNLDAGFVVIAGGVDKGLDLKGWAKYVAREAGGVVLLGEIAERMGEALDAAGATKVHRAASMEEAVEQAFKLARPGSTVVLSPACSSFDMFESYAQRGRVFQAAVEALISSLP is encoded by the coding sequence ATGCGTGAGATCTTTCTGAACCATCAGCGTTTTGCGGTGTGGGGCGCCGGGGTCAGCGGTGTGGCGGCGGCCAACCTGCTGGCGCGACGCGGCAAGGATGTCATTCTCAGCGATATCAAGCCTATCGATGAGCTCAGCGAGGTCGCCGGGCGATTGCATGAGAAGGTGCGCCTGGTCGCCGGTGAGAACGTGTCGGAGGGCCGTGAGGTCATTGTTGCCTCGCCAGGGATGAAGCCTTCGCACCCCGACTTTGCCAGGGCGCGAGAGCTGGGAGCGCAGGTGATCTCGGAGGTGGAGTTGGCCTGGGAGGCCAGCAAAGCACGCTGGATCGGCATTACCGGTACGGACGGCAAGACCACCACGACCTCGCTGGCGGGGCAGATGTTGCAGCAGGCCGGCGTGGAGCATGTGGTTGCCGGGAACATCGGTCTGCCCCTGTGCGCGGTGGTCGAAGAGCTGAGTGAAGACGCGGTGGTTGTGGCCGAATTGAGCGCGTTCCAGCTCTGGAGCTGCCACAACCTGCAGCCTGCTGCGGCGACCGTGACCAATGTGGCCGCCGACCACCTCGACTACTTTGAGAGTTTTGAGGAGTACGCCGACGCCAAGCTGCGCATCTTTGAGCTTCAGAAAGGCGAAGGGGTGGCAGTGGTGCCGATGCGTGATCGGCTGGTGCGTCGGTGGCTTAAGGAGCCCCGAGGTCAACAGGTGGTGGGGTTTTCAAACCGCCCCGATGATGTCTCGGAGCTTGATGAGGCGGTGTGGTTCGACGACGACCAGGGCTGGGCGCGCGAGGAAGAGGGCGTTGATCTTTGTTGGCTTGAATCCTTTGACGACACCGAACTCTTTGGGGCGCATAACCAGCTTAACCTGGCCTGCGCCGCTGCGCTGGCGCGTAGCGTGGGTGTCAGCTGGGAGCATATCACGGAGGCTGCGCTCAGCGTTGAGCCGCTCGCACACCGCATGGAGTATGTGGGGGAGGGCAACGAGGTGGGCTTTGTGGACGACTCCAAGGCCACCAACGCGCACGCCTCACTGGCCGGCCTGCAGAACCTGGACGCGGGCTTCGTGGTCATCGCCGGCGGCGTCGACAAGGGGCTCGACCTCAAAGGTTGGGCCAAATATGTGGCGCGGGAGGCCGGCGGCGTAGTGCTTCTTGGCGAGATTGCCGAGCGCATGGGAGAGGCTCTTGATGCCGCCGGCGCGACAAAGGTGCACCGCGCCGCCTCCATGGAAGAGGCCGTCGAGCAGGCGTTTAAACTGGCCAGGCCGGGGAGCACTGTGGTGCTCAGCCCGGCCTGCTCCAGCTTCGATATGTTCGAGAGCTACGCTCAACGCGGCCGGGTTTTCCAGGCTGCGGTCGAGGCGTTGATCAGCTCTCTTCCATAA
- a CDS encoding acetyl-CoA carboxylase biotin carboxyl carrier protein subunit, with amino-acid sequence MAEEVRAHITGTVWKIEVEIGEEVEEDDDLIILESMKMEMPVPAPCDGVVKEILIKEGDAVDEDQVLIVMEES; translated from the coding sequence ATGGCTGAAGAAGTCCGCGCGCACATCACCGGCACCGTCTGGAAGATCGAAGTTGAGATTGGCGAGGAGGTCGAAGAAGACGATGACCTCATCATCCTTGAATCGATGAAGATGGAGATGCCCGTGCCCGCGCCCTGCGACGGCGTCGTCAAAGAAATCCTCATCAAAGAGGGAGACGCCGTCGACGAAGACCAGGTGCTGATCGTTATGGAAGAGAGCTGA
- a CDS encoding acetyl-CoA carboxylase biotin carboxylase subunit, translated as MFKAVLIANRGEIAARIARTCKRMGIRTVAVYSEADEGAPHTQIADEAYLIGPAHVTKSYLNAERILEVAREAGVDAIHPGYGLLSENSDFVHAVEAAGIAFIGPRAEVMELMGDKARAREFAQKAGVPVVPGSDGVVADEDAAVALAETIGYPLLVKASAGGGGIGMNLAKNEKKLRKAVQASVRRAESAFGDPSFYLERYIENPRHIEIQVLADTHGNAIHLFERECSVQRRHQKVIEEAPSPLVARHEGLRERMCEAALALVRASEYVNAGTVEFIADEAGNFYFIEMNTRLQVEHPVTEMIAGLDLVEWQLRVAAGEELTIAQDALTIDGHAIECRIYAENPEKMFMPAPGTITTFKAPTGEGVRLDSGVDADREVTPYYDPLIAKLIVHAPDRPAAIAKMKSALTEMEIGGLTTNLSMHIELMDDADFQSGNIHTGWLEKR; from the coding sequence ATGTTTAAAGCCGTCTTGATCGCCAACCGCGGTGAGATCGCCGCGCGCATCGCTCGCACCTGCAAGCGCATGGGAATTCGCACCGTCGCCGTCTACAGCGAAGCCGATGAAGGTGCGCCGCACACCCAGATCGCCGATGAGGCGTATTTGATCGGCCCGGCGCACGTCACCAAGAGCTACCTCAACGCCGAACGTATCCTGGAGGTCGCCCGCGAGGCCGGCGTCGACGCCATTCACCCCGGCTATGGCCTCCTGAGCGAAAACTCCGATTTTGTGCACGCGGTGGAAGCTGCCGGCATCGCCTTCATCGGCCCGCGGGCCGAGGTCATGGAGCTGATGGGCGATAAGGCCCGCGCGCGTGAATTCGCCCAGAAGGCGGGCGTGCCCGTGGTGCCTGGCTCCGATGGAGTGGTGGCCGATGAAGACGCGGCCGTCGCACTCGCCGAGACCATCGGCTACCCGCTCCTCGTCAAGGCCTCGGCCGGCGGTGGGGGCATCGGCATGAACCTGGCCAAAAATGAGAAGAAGCTGCGCAAAGCGGTGCAGGCCTCGGTGCGCCGGGCTGAATCAGCCTTCGGCGACCCGAGCTTCTATCTGGAGCGCTACATCGAGAACCCGCGCCATATTGAGATTCAGGTGCTGGCCGACACGCATGGAAACGCCATTCACCTCTTTGAGCGTGAGTGCAGCGTGCAGCGCCGCCACCAGAAGGTGATCGAGGAGGCCCCCTCCCCGCTTGTTGCTCGCCACGAGGGTCTGCGCGAGCGCATGTGCGAGGCGGCTCTGGCGCTGGTTCGCGCCAGTGAGTACGTCAACGCGGGCACCGTGGAGTTCATCGCCGATGAGGCCGGCAACTTCTACTTCATCGAGATGAACACGCGTCTGCAGGTCGAGCACCCGGTCACCGAAATGATCGCCGGGCTCGATCTTGTGGAGTGGCAGCTTCGTGTTGCAGCCGGCGAGGAGCTCACCATCGCTCAGGACGCGCTCACCATCGACGGCCACGCCATCGAGTGCCGCATCTACGCCGAAAACCCCGAAAAGATGTTCATGCCCGCCCCCGGCACCATCACGACCTTTAAGGCCCCCACCGGCGAAGGCGTGCGCCTGGACAGCGGCGTCGATGCCGACCGTGAGGTTACACCCTATTATGACCCGCTCATTGCCAAACTCATCGTGCACGCGCCCGATCGTCCGGCGGCCATTGCGAAGATGAAGAGCGCACTCACCGAGATGGAAATCGGCGGGTTGACCACCAATCTCTCGATGCACATTGAGCTGATGGACGACGCCGACTTCCAGTCCGGCAACATTCACACCGGCTGGCTTGAGAAGCGCTGA
- a CDS encoding NAD(P)/FAD-dependent oxidoreductase — MSDEARALIVGGGVAAVSAALWLHDFGVPFDWVDARGEVGGMLLRVNNRIGNFPGSEWTNGRELASALREQVSKHELRPREATLLRLLPDTEALSPALRADFEGLPSRHYEAAALATGSRYRTLGVPGELEGMGRHVSQSAMADAERFAGREVAVVGGGDAALENALRLASFDCRVHLLMRCAPRARESFLAEARQNPLVTLWPTPTRVTRISPVDEGCELTLQANDARETLRVAALFVRIGIAPVLPDVPGLELDARGFVHTDANRRTGLPGVFAIGDICHTPLRSVATASGDGALAARLIATDLGYL; from the coding sequence ATGAGCGATGAGGCCCGGGCCCTGATCGTCGGCGGAGGAGTTGCCGCGGTGAGTGCGGCGCTCTGGCTGCATGACTTCGGCGTGCCCTTTGACTGGGTGGACGCCCGCGGCGAGGTCGGCGGGATGCTGCTGCGCGTCAACAACCGCATCGGCAACTTCCCGGGCAGCGAATGGACCAACGGCCGGGAGCTTGCCAGCGCACTCCGAGAGCAGGTTTCCAAACATGAGCTTCGCCCTCGCGAGGCGACCCTCCTGCGCTTGCTACCCGATACAGAAGCGCTGAGCCCCGCACTGCGAGCCGACTTCGAGGGGCTCCCGTCTCGCCACTATGAGGCCGCGGCACTCGCCACGGGAAGCCGCTACCGCACCCTGGGCGTGCCCGGTGAGTTGGAGGGCATGGGGCGCCATGTGAGCCAGAGCGCGATGGCCGACGCCGAGCGTTTTGCCGGCCGGGAGGTCGCCGTGGTCGGCGGTGGCGACGCTGCGCTGGAGAACGCGCTGCGTCTGGCGAGCTTTGATTGCAGAGTGCACCTCTTGATGCGCTGCGCACCTCGGGCTCGCGAGAGTTTTCTGGCGGAGGCTCGCCAGAACCCTCTGGTCACGCTCTGGCCTACACCCACCCGGGTGACCCGAATCTCCCCCGTCGACGAGGGCTGCGAGCTTACGCTTCAAGCCAACGATGCTCGCGAGACCTTGCGCGTCGCTGCGCTCTTTGTGCGCATCGGCATCGCGCCGGTGCTACCAGATGTTCCCGGACTTGAGCTCGATGCGCGGGGCTTTGTGCACACCGACGCCAATCGCCGCACAGGCCTGCCGGGCGTCTTTGCCATCGGCGATATCTGCCACACACCGCTGCGTTCGGTAGCGACCGCCTCGGGGGACGGCGCGCTGGCCGCGCGCCTGATCGCAACAGACCTCGGCTATCTTTGA
- the folE gene encoding GTP cyclohydrolase I, with protein MSDEAVEHFRAFMKAVGLNADQDPELARTAERFTGLMDELFSGLHEPAPQISTFEAPGLTESPGSSRPVLTCALPFQSMCVHHLLPFFGTVDVAYVPADHIVGFGSIGRVIDHFAARPQVQERLIIEIAEHLQSTLKPAGLLVRLRARQLCMEMRGAHKHGELISIEARGSLASGELRAECMAQFQRAEKAL; from the coding sequence ATGAGTGACGAGGCAGTAGAGCATTTTCGAGCCTTTATGAAGGCAGTGGGGTTGAACGCCGACCAGGATCCGGAGCTCGCCCGCACCGCGGAGCGTTTTACCGGGTTGATGGACGAGCTCTTCAGCGGACTTCACGAGCCCGCCCCTCAGATCAGCACCTTTGAGGCTCCGGGGCTTACCGAATCTCCCGGAAGCAGCCGTCCGGTCCTCACCTGCGCCCTTCCCTTCCAGAGCATGTGCGTGCACCACCTCTTGCCCTTCTTCGGCACTGTGGATGTGGCGTACGTGCCCGCAGATCACATCGTAGGCTTTGGTAGCATCGGGCGGGTCATCGATCATTTTGCGGCAAGACCCCAGGTGCAGGAGCGTCTGATCATCGAGATCGCGGAGCACCTGCAGTCCACGCTCAAGCCGGCCGGGCTGCTTGTGCGACTGCGTGCCCGCCAGCTCTGCATGGAGATGCGCGGGGCCCATAAGCATGGCGAGCTTATCTCGATCGAGGCCCGTGGCTCACTGGCCAGCGGCGAGCTGCGGGCGGAGTGCATGGCGCAGTTTCAACGTGCGGAGAAGGCGCTATGA